In Ananas comosus cultivar F153 linkage group 10, ASM154086v1, whole genome shotgun sequence, the following proteins share a genomic window:
- the LOC109716531 gene encoding uncharacterized protein LOC109716531, which yields MKRNRAEPAPPQTPAKTARRYAAPNAHQKLPQKPQVRAAAEEKPPAPAPAPSPAAEVVEQEIEWAPQLAGWDPAGEVAGAWSSWGVAEETLLGWFPFADEHFHGAAAAAAGAAPFLEEESFCCSYCYYYHDDIWHLQHIHDVPKH from the coding sequence atgAAGCGAAACCGCGCAGAGCCCGCGCCACCCCAAACACCCGCCAAAACCGCGCGCCGCTACGCGGCCCCGAACGCGCACCAGAAACTCCCCCAGAAGCCGCAGGtccgcgccgccgccgaggagaagccgccggcgccggcgccggcgccgtcgccggcggcggaggtggtggaGCAGGAGATCGAGTGGGCCCCGCAGCTGGCGGGGTGGGACCCGGCGGGGGAGGTGGCGGGAGCGTGGAGCTCGTGGGGCGTGGCGGAGGAGACGCTCCTGGGGTGGTTCCCCTTCGCCGACGAGCACTTCcacggcgcggcggcggcggcggcgggggcggcgccgTTCTTGGAGGAGGAGAGCTTCTGCTGCTCCTACTGCTATTATTACCACGACGACATTTGGCATCTGCAGCACATCCACGACGTTCCCAagcattaa